The following coding sequences are from one Prochlorococcus sp. MIT 1314 window:
- a CDS encoding SDR family oxidoreductase gives MMNSIKTKKTIGITGASGALGKELTKLFRQQGYKVIGFTHSKTDSEINLESPNEWIKWECGKESTLKKHLKKIDILILNHGIYDLSRENSNYEKSIEINALSKFKFLNLFEDIALTNESLIRKEIWINTSEAEILPALNPSYEISKSLIGKLVSFKKNLLDKDTKKKFIIKKIILGPFKSELNPIGIMRPKFVSKKIYDLAHSKSYLIIISPNPLSYILFPLNEFFNFLYCQIIYKYKS, from the coding sequence ATGATGAATTCAATTAAAACAAAAAAAACCATTGGGATTACTGGGGCTTCGGGCGCCCTAGGGAAAGAACTAACAAAGTTGTTTCGTCAGCAAGGATATAAAGTGATTGGATTTACTCATAGTAAAACTGATTCTGAAATAAATCTTGAATCTCCAAATGAATGGATTAAATGGGAATGCGGGAAAGAATCGACATTAAAAAAGCATCTAAAAAAGATAGATATATTAATTTTGAACCATGGCATATATGATTTGAGTAGAGAAAATTCTAATTATGAAAAATCAATAGAGATAAATGCATTAAGCAAATTCAAATTTTTAAACTTATTTGAAGATATTGCCTTAACGAATGAGTCATTAATAAGAAAAGAGATTTGGATAAACACATCTGAAGCAGAAATATTACCAGCCTTAAATCCATCCTATGAGATAAGTAAATCCCTGATTGGTAAATTAGTTTCTTTCAAGAAAAATCTTCTGGACAAAGATACAAAGAAAAAATTTATTATTAAAAAAATCATCTTAGGGCCTTTTAAATCAGAACTAAATCCAATCGGAATTATGAGACCCAAATTTGTGTCTAAAAAGATTTATGATCTAGCACATTCAAAAAGTTATTTAATAATAATTAGTCCAAACCCTTTAAGTTACATACTTTTCCCATTGAACGAATTTTTTAATTTTTTGTATTGCCAAATTATCTATAAATACAAATCTTAG
- a CDS encoding prohibitin family protein, translated as MSTSFKNVTPAGPGGTATLLIVLSFTGFLLLTQSLFVVPSGQVAVVTTLGKVSGPSRRAGLNFKLPFIQSVYPFDIKTQVQPEKFETLTKDLQVIRATATVKYSVKPNEAGRIFATIASRNSDVYQKIVQPSLLKALKSVFSQYELETIATEFAVISEKVGDTVAQELNSFDYVDVKSLDLTGLEIAEEYRAAIEQKQIAGQQLLRAKTEVEIAEQEALRYETLNRSLDDQVLFKLFLDKWDGSTQVVPGLPGSEGGSPPVIVGGRR; from the coding sequence ATGTCAACATCATTTAAAAATGTCACACCGGCTGGTCCTGGTGGGACAGCAACATTATTAATAGTATTGTCTTTTACTGGCTTTCTTTTACTCACTCAGTCTCTATTTGTTGTTCCCTCTGGACAAGTTGCAGTTGTCACAACTTTAGGTAAAGTCAGTGGCCCTTCTAGGAGAGCTGGTTTAAACTTCAAGCTTCCATTCATACAATCTGTATATCCATTTGATATTAAAACTCAAGTTCAACCTGAAAAATTTGAAACTTTAACCAAGGACCTTCAGGTTATTAGGGCTACAGCTACCGTTAAGTATTCAGTAAAGCCTAATGAAGCAGGAAGAATTTTCGCTACAATTGCCAGCAGAAATAGTGATGTTTATCAAAAAATTGTTCAGCCATCTTTACTAAAAGCTCTTAAATCAGTTTTCTCTCAATATGAGCTAGAGACAATAGCTACAGAGTTTGCAGTTATTTCTGAAAAAGTAGGAGATACAGTTGCTCAAGAATTAAATTCATTTGATTATGTAGATGTTAAAAGTTTAGATTTGACTGGATTAGAGATTGCTGAAGAATATAGAGCTGCTATTGAACAAAAACAAATAGCTGGTCAACAATTATTAAGAGCAAAAACTGAAGTCGAAATTGCAGAACAAGAAGCACTTAGATATGAAACATTAAATAGAAGTTTAGATGATCAAGTACTTTTCAAATTATTTCTAGACAAATGGGATGGCAGTACACAAGTTGTTCCTGGCTTGCCTGGTTCTGAAGGAGGAAGCCCTCCAGTAATAGTTGGTGGCAGAAGGTAA
- the xth gene encoding exodeoxyribonuclease III — translation MLIATWNVNSIRTRLSQITDWINQVNPDILCLQETKVMDDCFPVEPFEKLGYSVEVYGQKSYNGVAIISKIKGDNIQKGFYKCRDSDQNLEIFLEQKRLISAVFNGIKIINVYVPNGSSLESDKFEYKINWLNCLASFLDEQEKKGELICLVGDFNIAPSNIDIHDPKKYEGGIMASKIERNALNNVLKGRLIDSFRIFEKNTGHWTWWDYRNNAYELNKGWRIDHIYVSKELSSKLKSCVIDSLPRKNLRPSDHAPVMINLNLNDTFVDFYEDDDNFFEI, via the coding sequence TTGTTAATAGCAACTTGGAATGTTAACTCTATAAGAACCAGACTTTCACAAATAACAGATTGGATTAATCAAGTCAATCCAGATATTCTATGTTTGCAGGAAACAAAAGTGATGGATGACTGTTTCCCCGTTGAACCTTTCGAAAAATTAGGATATTCAGTGGAGGTATACGGACAAAAGTCATATAATGGCGTTGCTATTATTTCTAAAATAAAGGGTGATAATATCCAAAAAGGATTCTATAAATGTAGAGACTCTGATCAAAATCTTGAAATTTTCCTAGAACAAAAAAGATTAATTTCCGCTGTTTTTAATGGTATTAAGATCATAAATGTATATGTTCCTAATGGATCATCTCTAGAATCAGATAAGTTCGAATACAAAATTAATTGGTTGAATTGTTTAGCTTCCTTTTTGGATGAGCAAGAAAAAAAAGGAGAATTAATTTGTCTTGTGGGTGATTTTAATATTGCTCCATCTAACATAGATATTCATGATCCAAAGAAATACGAAGGAGGAATAATGGCATCTAAAATCGAAAGAAATGCGTTAAATAATGTTTTAAAAGGAAGATTGATAGATTCTTTCAGGATTTTCGAAAAAAATACTGGCCATTGGACTTGGTGGGATTACCGTAATAACGCATATGAATTAAATAAAGGTTGGAGAATAGACCATATCTATGTCAGTAAAGAACTCTCATCAAAACTTAAAAGCTGTGTCATAGACAGCTTACCGAGGAAGAATTTGCGCCCAAGTGATCATGCCCCGGTCATGATTAATCTTAACTTGAACGACACATTTGTAGATTTTTATGAGGATGATGATAATTTTTTCGAAATATAA
- the map gene encoding type I methionyl aminopeptidase, with protein sequence MKHFADLLLKKNNSKTNDQVPFIQRRRGIEIKSAREINLMKKSSRIVATVLREINDLIQPGMSTKDLDDFAEKRIKSFGAVPSFKGYHGFPSSICSSINNEVVHGIPNKNKIIKNGDLVKIDTGAYLDGFHGDSCITICVGEVSSKAQNLSDVAYKALYAGLSKIKAGNTLLDVAGQIEDIVIQNGFSVVEDYTGHGVGRNLHEEPSVFNFRTKELPNVVLREGMTLAVEPIVNEGTKFCKTLNDRWTVITKDGKLSAQWEHTIVVLKDGIEILTDRDF encoded by the coding sequence ATGAAACATTTTGCAGATCTTTTATTAAAAAAAAATAATTCCAAAACTAATGATCAAGTTCCTTTTATTCAGAGAAGAAGAGGAATTGAAATAAAGTCTGCCCGTGAAATAAACTTGATGAAAAAATCAAGTAGGATAGTAGCTACAGTTTTGAGGGAAATTAATGACTTAATTCAACCAGGAATGAGCACAAAAGATTTAGATGATTTCGCAGAAAAGAGGATAAAAAGTTTTGGAGCTGTACCAAGTTTTAAAGGCTACCATGGTTTTCCTTCGAGTATTTGTTCTAGTATTAATAATGAGGTTGTTCATGGAATACCAAACAAAAATAAAATAATTAAAAATGGTGACTTAGTTAAAATTGATACAGGAGCATATTTAGATGGCTTCCACGGTGATAGTTGTATAACAATTTGTGTGGGAGAAGTTAGTTCAAAGGCCCAAAATCTGAGTGATGTAGCTTATAAAGCATTGTATGCGGGGCTATCAAAAATCAAGGCAGGGAATACACTTCTAGATGTGGCTGGGCAAATTGAAGATATTGTTATACAAAATGGATTTAGTGTTGTTGAAGATTATACAGGTCATGGAGTTGGTAGAAATCTTCACGAAGAACCATCAGTATTTAATTTTCGGACCAAAGAATTACCCAACGTAGTTCTTCGTGAAGGAATGACATTAGCTGTGGAACCAATTGTTAACGAGGGGACTAAATTTTGTAAAACATTAAATGATAGATGGACCGTAATAACAAAAGATGGTAAATTATCGGCACAATGGGAGCATACAATTGTTGTTTTAAAAGATGGTATTGAAATTTTGACAGATAGAGATTTCTAG
- a CDS encoding phosphotransacetylase family protein, translated as MSDILLIGSCESFSGKSALVLGIAKRLLQEKKKVRIGKPLATCIELTNLSSMSYEGLIDDDVKFIGSTLNIEEENLISSVGLLDNISAEKRISNKDLLPGKGFDQIVGLVKDDFEGLNILEAAGSLHEGMIYGLSLPQLAESLDAKVLIVNLWEDCKSVDALLDAKKQLGDHLAGVVLNAVLPQEVEKVKNEIIPSLKDLNIEVFGVMPKSPLLRSVTVGELVRRLDAQVICCPEKDQLLVETLSIGAMGVNSAMEFFRRRRNMAVVTGADRTDIQLAALEASTQCLILTGLGEPLSQLIHRAEELEVPILKVELDTLATVEIIEQAFGHVRIHESIKASYAVQLVQEHVNLKRILEKIEFPCNFSDKC; from the coding sequence ATGAGCGATATTTTATTAATTGGTTCATGTGAGTCATTTAGTGGTAAATCCGCATTGGTTCTTGGGATAGCCAAAAGACTCTTACAGGAGAAAAAAAAAGTGCGAATTGGGAAACCACTAGCAACATGTATCGAACTTACTAATTTATCTTCAATGTCTTATGAAGGATTAATTGATGACGATGTTAAGTTTATTGGATCTACATTAAATATCGAAGAGGAGAATTTAATTTCTTCAGTAGGATTATTGGATAATATATCAGCTGAAAAAAGAATTTCTAATAAAGACTTACTTCCAGGAAAAGGTTTTGATCAAATTGTTGGATTAGTCAAAGATGATTTTGAAGGTTTAAATATTCTTGAAGCGGCTGGTAGTCTTCATGAAGGGATGATTTATGGATTAAGCCTCCCCCAATTAGCGGAGAGTTTAGATGCGAAAGTCTTAATTGTGAATTTATGGGAAGATTGTAAAAGCGTAGATGCATTACTTGATGCAAAAAAACAATTAGGAGATCATTTGGCTGGAGTAGTATTGAATGCAGTTTTGCCACAAGAAGTTGAAAAAGTTAAAAATGAAATCATCCCTTCTCTTAAAGATTTGAATATTGAAGTGTTTGGAGTGATGCCAAAATCTCCACTACTCAGAAGTGTTACCGTCGGTGAGCTGGTAAGAAGATTAGATGCACAAGTAATATGTTGCCCTGAAAAAGATCAATTACTTGTTGAGACATTAAGTATTGGTGCAATGGGAGTGAATTCTGCAATGGAATTCTTTAGAAGAAGACGCAATATGGCTGTAGTTACAGGAGCTGACAGAACTGACATTCAACTTGCCGCCTTGGAAGCTTCGACTCAGTGTCTTATTTTAACTGGTTTGGGAGAACCTTTATCACAATTGATTCATAGAGCAGAGGAATTGGAGGTGCCAATTTTAAAAGTAGAATTAGATACGCTTGCTACTGTAGAAATTATTGAACAAGCTTTTGGACATGTCAGAATTCATGAATCAATTAAAGCTTCTTATGCAGTGCAATTAGTTCAGGAGCATGTGAATCTAAAAAGAATTCTCGAAAAGATCGAATTTCCCTGCAATTTTTCAGATAAATGCTAA
- the hemL gene encoding glutamate-1-semialdehyde 2,1-aminomutase, translating into MTDILNCTQSKEVFSAAQELMPGGVSSPVRAFKSVGGQPIVFDRVKGPFAWDIDGNRYIDYIGSWGPAICGHAHPDVTTALQEAIEKGTSFGAPCVLENKLAEMVIDAVPSVEMVRFVNSGTEACMAVLRLMRAFTGRDKVIKFDGCYHGHADMFLVKAGSGVATLGLPDSPGVPRTTTANTLTAPYNDLEAVKKLFSENPDAISGVILEPIVGNAGFITPEPGFLEGLRELTTENGSLLVFDEVMTGFRISYGGAQEKFGVTPDLTTLGKVIGGGLPVGAYGGKKEIMSMVAPSGPVYQAGTLSGNPLAMTAGIKTLELLKQEGTYEKLDAITSRLIEGIIQSAENNGIAINGGSVSAMFGFFLCDGPVRNFNEAKTNDSELFGKLHREMLKRGIYLAPSPFEAGFTSLAHGEEEIDKTIEAFDQSFSAIKN; encoded by the coding sequence GTGACTGACATATTAAATTGCACCCAATCAAAAGAAGTTTTCTCAGCTGCTCAAGAGTTAATGCCTGGAGGAGTTAGTTCTCCTGTTAGAGCTTTTAAATCCGTTGGTGGACAGCCAATAGTTTTTGATAGAGTTAAAGGCCCTTTCGCTTGGGATATTGACGGTAATAGATATATTGATTATATAGGGAGTTGGGGTCCGGCTATATGTGGACATGCTCACCCTGATGTCACAACAGCTTTACAGGAAGCAATTGAGAAAGGCACCAGTTTTGGAGCTCCATGCGTTCTAGAAAACAAACTTGCTGAGATGGTTATAGATGCCGTCCCATCTGTAGAAATGGTTAGATTTGTTAATAGTGGCACCGAAGCCTGTATGGCTGTTCTAAGACTTATGAGAGCTTTCACTGGTAGAGATAAAGTAATTAAATTTGACGGTTGCTATCACGGACATGCAGATATGTTTTTGGTGAAAGCAGGATCAGGTGTGGCTACTTTAGGATTACCAGATTCTCCAGGGGTTCCAAGAACAACAACTGCCAATACACTTACTGCGCCTTACAATGATCTTGAAGCAGTTAAAAAATTATTTTCCGAAAATCCTGACGCCATTTCTGGTGTAATTCTTGAGCCTATTGTTGGTAATGCTGGCTTTATTACTCCAGAACCTGGTTTTTTAGAAGGATTAAGAGAATTAACCACTGAGAATGGATCCTTATTAGTTTTTGATGAAGTAATGACTGGCTTCAGAATAAGTTATGGAGGCGCTCAAGAAAAATTTGGGGTCACTCCTGATTTAACTACACTCGGTAAAGTTATTGGAGGAGGACTCCCTGTTGGAGCTTATGGAGGCAAGAAAGAAATTATGTCAATGGTAGCCCCTTCCGGACCAGTCTACCAAGCAGGTACATTAAGCGGAAACCCACTCGCAATGACTGCTGGAATAAAAACTCTTGAGCTACTGAAACAAGAAGGCACCTACGAGAAACTAGATGCTATAACCTCTAGATTAATAGAAGGAATAATTCAGTCCGCCGAAAATAATGGTATCGCTATTAATGGTGGAAGTGTAAGCGCTATGTTTGGGTTCTTCTTATGTGATGGGCCAGTCAGGAACTTTAATGAAGCAAAAACAAATGATTCTGAACTTTTTGGGAAGTTGCATAGAGAGATGCTTAAACGAGGTATTTATCTAGCCCCAAGTCCATTTGAGGCTGGTTTTACATCACTCGCTCATGGCGAAGAAGAAATTGATAAAACTATTGAGGCTTTTGACCAATCCTTTAGCGCTATAAAAAACTAA
- a CDS encoding YajQ family cyclic di-GMP-binding protein — protein sequence MAESFSFDVVSDFERQELVNTLDQVKREISQRYDLKGTETTVDLDKENIFITTNSELTLNAVNDILRQKAIKRNLSLKIFDYGEIETVSGNKVKQTILLKQGIKQEIAKKISKNIRDQIKKINVSINGETLRVSSKSKNDLQLAIKLISKLEDSLNIPLKANNFR from the coding sequence ATGGCAGAAAGTTTTTCATTTGATGTGGTTTCTGATTTTGAGAGACAGGAATTAGTAAATACTCTGGATCAAGTCAAAAGGGAAATTTCTCAGCGTTACGATCTTAAAGGAACAGAGACGACAGTTGATTTAGATAAAGAAAATATTTTTATAACTACTAATAGTGAGCTAACTTTAAATGCTGTAAATGATATACTCAGACAAAAAGCAATAAAAAGAAACCTATCTTTAAAAATTTTCGACTACGGGGAAATTGAAACAGTAAGTGGTAATAAAGTAAAACAAACAATTTTATTAAAACAAGGTATTAAACAGGAAATAGCAAAAAAAATAAGTAAAAATATTAGAGATCAAATAAAAAAAATTAATGTTAGTATTAATGGAGAAACCCTGAGAGTCTCGAGTAAGAGCAAAAATGATCTTCAATTAGCCATTAAACTTATTAGTAAATTGGAAGACTCTTTAAATATCCCTCTTAAGGCTAACAACTTTAGATAA
- a CDS encoding DNA recombination-mediator protein A: MSRSLDLPATEGVDVLAQELAKLQDKGKRRIAFLGSRHVPVVDIHLIELIARSLAEEGHNILTSGSQGVNAAVIRAVLDINPSLLTVLLPQSLDRQLPEIKNQLERVMHLVEKSENDELPLPLASSLCNQEIITRCDQLICFAFHDSETLLNSCRCAEEMGKVVSLLFFD, encoded by the coding sequence TTGAGTCGCTCTTTAGATCTACCAGCAACCGAAGGCGTTGATGTCTTAGCTCAAGAACTCGCAAAACTCCAAGATAAAGGAAAGAGGAGGATTGCCTTTTTGGGCAGTAGACATGTGCCAGTTGTCGACATCCACTTGATTGAGTTGATAGCAAGGTCGTTAGCAGAGGAAGGACATAATATTCTTACATCTGGTTCTCAGGGGGTGAATGCTGCGGTTATTCGAGCTGTTCTAGATATTAACCCATCATTATTGACTGTTTTATTGCCACAAAGCCTTGATAGACAATTACCCGAAATCAAGAATCAACTTGAAAGGGTTATGCATTTGGTTGAAAAAAGTGAAAATGATGAATTACCTTTGCCACTTGCAAGTAGCCTTTGTAATCAAGAAATTATTACTAGATGTGATCAATTAATATGTTTCGCCTTTCACGATAGTGAAACCTTACTAAACAGTTGTAGGTGTGCTGAAGAGATGGGAAAAGTTGTTAGTTTGTTATTTTTTGATTAA